Genomic segment of Paraburkholderia agricolaris:
CCGAGCGCGATGCTTGTGCAGCGGCTTGCGATGCTGCCTTCGATGCGGCCGTTGCGGCTGCATTGAAGTTGCTTTCGGCGATTTCGACAGCTTGCTTGGTTGCCTTGTGGACCGTTTCGTACGTGGTGTTGGCGGCGGTGATAGCCGACTTGATCACGGCGACAGCGGTTTCCGAACCGGCCGGTGCATTCTTCGCAACGTTTTCGACGAGCGACTGGACCTTGCGGTTTTGCTCTTCGAATTGAGCTTCCGCGACGCGGGTGAATTCACCTTGCGTGGCCGAAACGATCTCATACACGTGACGGCCGTACGACAGCGCCTTTTCAGCCACCGGCTGTGCAAGGCTTGCTTGCAGTGCCAGCAGTTCCTGCGCGTCCTTCACCGACAGCGCGCGTTGGGCATTTTCCTGGCTTTCTGCGAGCGTCGATTTCACGACTTGCAGGTTCAGTTCAACCAGCTTTTCGACGCCTTCAAATGCTTTGGTCGTCAGGCCAAACAACGTTTCAAAGTTGGCTTTCTGGGCTGCAGCGAATTGCTCAGGGGTCAGCAGAGTCATGGTTTACGCTCCTGGGTCGCGGCCTGTCTGTGCGGACCGCATTGGGTTAGTGGCAAGACGCTTTAAGATCGTCTCCCCGGACTACGATGTATTGTGCATCGCAGCAATGGTTCCCATTTTAGGATGGCCGCAACGAATGTCAAGCGTTTTTTGTGCGTTGCACAATGTTGATAAATTGCTGATAAAACAATGCGTTATGCAGTAGGCATGACATTCATATGGTGCGGGTTAATTTGTCCGCCGCACCACGCTGGTGCGGGAAGAATCTGCATTTGTTACCGATTTCAGGGGAGGTTTTGACCCTTGATGACGCGCTGCATTGGCGAGAACGCAACGCGGGCGTTTGACAAAAAATCCATCCACCGGCCCTCTCGATGTAAACCAGAAAGTGTCACGGAACGTTAATGCTCTATGCTGGTCGAATGCGCGTTGGCGGTCTCCAGCAGGCGTTTAACAGCCTTCAGCGGGGCCCCTGCTGACGTCCGGTGGGCCGGCACATTGTGTCGGCACG
This window contains:
- a CDS encoding phasin family protein, whose protein sequence is MTLLTPEQFAAAQKANFETLFGLTTKAFEGVEKLVELNLQVVKSTLAESQENAQRALSVKDAQELLALQASLAQPVAEKALSYGRHVYEIVSATQGEFTRVAEAQFEEQNRKVQSLVENVAKNAPAGSETAVAVIKSAITAANTTYETVHKATKQAVEIAESNFNAAATAASKAASQAAAQASRSAKKAV